In Anseongella ginsenosidimutans, one genomic interval encodes:
- a CDS encoding ExbD/TolR family protein has translation MAKVKPKRKSTWVDMTAMVDVAFLLLTFFILVSQFRPEEVVAVTTPSSTADSRVPEGNLIQITMDSKGRVFFGMAGQTNRVTMLENLGEARAIEFTEQEKEAFSLLENFGTPLKDLKSYLAAGKDARKQYNETVEGIPVDSANNELEYWIRAAKGVNRQAPIAIKGDRSAKYPVFDDVINTLKELNENKFKLVTAGESGGQVAVVE, from the coding sequence ATGGCTAAGGTTAAACCGAAACGGAAAAGCACATGGGTTGACATGACGGCAATGGTTGACGTGGCCTTCCTGCTGCTAACCTTCTTCATCCTGGTATCTCAATTCAGGCCGGAAGAAGTAGTGGCGGTAACAACTCCTTCCTCTACTGCGGATTCGCGGGTGCCGGAAGGGAACCTGATCCAGATCACGATGGATTCGAAGGGCAGGGTATTTTTTGGTATGGCCGGGCAAACTAACCGCGTGACCATGCTGGAAAACCTGGGTGAAGCGAGGGCGATAGAATTCACTGAACAGGAGAAGGAAGCGTTTTCCCTGCTGGAAAATTTCGGTACTCCGCTTAAGGACCTGAAAAGTTACCTCGCTGCCGGAAAAGATGCCAGGAAACAGTACAATGAAACGGTAGAAGGTATCCCGGTTGACTCTGCAAACAATGAGCTTGAGTACTGGATACGCGCAGCCAAAGGGGTAAACCGGCAGGCGCCGATTGCAATAAAAGGCGACAGGTCGGCTAAGTATCCCGTGTTCGACGACGTGATCAACACCCTGAAGGAATTGAACGAGAATAAGTTCAAGCTGGTAACTGCCGGTGAAAGCGGCGGACAGGTAGCCGTTGTTGAATGA
- a CDS encoding ExbD/TolR family protein has product MADIESAESHKKSGKKAVRGKKRSTRIDMTPMVDLGFLLITFFILTTTLNQPQAMDLIVPAKEDVLDKQEDRNKVGDEQALTILLGADDRMLYYEGLFDDPNKQLEPVEASWGTGDNSIRSVLVRKSRERNPRYDQIPVLQKQLNAGEINEEEFKEQVTEIKGFKQGAVIMIKASPDATYQNMVDILDEIKIANVGIYAIMDITPQEQTMLDETFNQ; this is encoded by the coding sequence ATGGCTGATATAGAAAGTGCCGAAAGTCACAAAAAAAGTGGTAAAAAAGCTGTAAGGGGTAAAAAGCGCTCTACCAGGATCGACATGACACCCATGGTTGACCTTGGATTCCTCCTGATCACGTTCTTCATTCTTACCACCACATTGAACCAGCCACAGGCTATGGACCTCATTGTGCCGGCAAAGGAAGATGTGCTGGATAAACAGGAAGACAGGAATAAAGTGGGAGATGAGCAGGCTTTAACCATCTTATTGGGAGCGGATGACAGGATGCTCTATTATGAGGGCCTGTTTGATGACCCGAATAAGCAGCTTGAACCTGTGGAAGCTTCCTGGGGAACAGGTGACAACAGTATCCGTTCTGTATTGGTACGGAAATCAAGAGAACGGAATCCCCGTTATGACCAGATACCCGTATTACAGAAACAGTTGAATGCCGGAGAGATCAATGAGGAAGAGTTTAAAGAGCAGGTGACGGAGATTAAAGGTTTTAAACAGGGCGCTGTGATAATGATCAAGGCAAGTCCGGATGCAACCTACCAGAACATGGTAGATATCCTGGACGAGATAAAGATCGCGAACGTAGGTATTTATGCCATCATGGATATCACGCCCCAGGAACAAACAATGTTGGATGAAACGTTCAATCAATAA
- a CDS encoding sensor histidine kinase, whose amino-acid sequence MANYPLSNRKFSWAFAFIWLCWMGVHAWLLHFLVGVNWQIALLDSLVSNLLLGICCLAMTFKLAFYRPTHDTYFFSFIVTMALAGIWVCCSQWLLQLIAPDEGYLLFIKQSWPLRFCFGFLIIGWITVLNLLWYSQEERQQNHMRAEVIEKQSKEAELFKLRQQLQPHFLFNSLNSISALTLSRPEEARHMIQQLSDFLRSSLKKEHQKLVSAREELQLLQLYLDIEKVRFSHRLNTEINAQEGACSLLMPPLLLQPIVENAIKFGLYNTTDSITIKIEVNASPGMLEIRIVNPFDPDLPPQQGTGFGLTSIRRRLYLIFARNDLLETSAEKNIFTSTLKIPQQS is encoded by the coding sequence ATGGCAAACTATCCGCTGTCTAACCGGAAATTTTCCTGGGCATTTGCCTTTATCTGGCTGTGCTGGATGGGTGTTCATGCCTGGCTGCTCCACTTTCTCGTGGGAGTAAACTGGCAGATCGCGCTGCTGGACAGCCTGGTTTCCAATCTTTTACTGGGAATATGCTGTCTTGCCATGACCTTCAAGCTGGCATTCTACCGGCCTACCCATGATACCTATTTTTTTAGTTTTATTGTTACCATGGCCCTGGCCGGGATCTGGGTATGCTGCAGCCAGTGGCTCCTGCAGCTGATCGCGCCGGATGAAGGCTACCTTTTATTTATAAAGCAGTCCTGGCCGCTTCGCTTTTGTTTCGGCTTCCTGATCATTGGCTGGATAACGGTACTTAACCTGCTCTGGTACAGCCAGGAAGAACGCCAGCAAAACCATATGAGGGCCGAGGTGATTGAAAAGCAGTCAAAGGAGGCGGAACTCTTTAAGCTCCGGCAGCAGCTGCAGCCGCATTTCCTGTTCAACAGCCTTAATTCCATTAGCGCACTCACCCTTTCCCGGCCTGAGGAGGCGCGGCATATGATCCAGCAGTTATCCGATTTTCTGAGAAGCTCCCTGAAAAAAGAACACCAGAAACTGGTGAGCGCCCGGGAGGAGCTGCAATTGCTGCAATTGTACCTGGACATAGAAAAAGTGCGGTTCAGTCATCGGCTGAATACCGAGATCAATGCACAGGAAGGGGCCTGCTCGCTGTTAATGCCGCCGCTGCTGCTTCAGCCTATCGTTGAAAACGCTATTAAATTCGGCCTTTACAATACAACTGATTCCATTACTATCAAAATTGAAGTCAACGCTTCTCCGGGTATGCTGGAGATTCGAATCGTTAACCCTTTCGACCCCGATTTACCGCCCCAGCAAGGAACAGGTTTCGGTCTGACGTCAATCCGGCGCAGGCTGTACCTGATCTTTGCCAGGAACGACCTCCTGGAAACTTCCGCCGAAAAAAATATATTTACGAGTACCCTTAAAATACCCCAACAATCATGA
- the metK gene encoding methionine adenosyltransferase, with translation MPYLFTSESVSEGHPDKVADQISDAILDEFLTEDPESKVACETLVTTGLVMLAGEIKSGAYVDVQAVARKVIERIGYTRSEYMFDANSCAVISALHEQSPDINQGVERSKPEEQGAGDQGMMFGYATNETDNYMPLALSLSHLLLQELAAIRKEGKKMKYLRPDAKSQVTIEYSDKHKPVRIDTIVLSTQHDDFPGALEKIESDIKTVLLPRVKKLLSRRMQRLFTADIKFHVNPTGKFVIGGPHGDSGLTGRKIIVDTYGGKGAHGGGAFSGKDASKVDRSAAYATRYLAKNLVAAGVADQALVQVAYAIGVAEPVGLYVTTYGTTKVNGDDGKKLSDGEIARRLKKLFDLRPYNIVNHFGLKNPIFSGTAAYGHMGRNPGIREINGKKYETFTWEKLDLVDKIREAFDLQ, from the coding sequence ATGCCTTATCTTTTCACCTCTGAATCAGTTTCCGAAGGACATCCTGACAAAGTAGCTGACCAGATCTCCGATGCCATCCTGGACGAATTCCTTACCGAAGATCCTGAATCGAAGGTTGCCTGTGAAACCTTGGTAACTACCGGGCTGGTAATGCTCGCCGGGGAAATCAAATCCGGCGCCTACGTGGATGTCCAGGCGGTAGCCAGGAAGGTGATTGAACGGATAGGCTATACCCGCTCAGAATATATGTTCGACGCCAATTCCTGTGCCGTTATTTCCGCCCTGCACGAGCAATCTCCTGATATTAACCAGGGGGTGGAACGAAGCAAACCGGAGGAGCAAGGTGCCGGCGACCAGGGAATGATGTTCGGATATGCCACGAATGAGACGGATAATTACATGCCGCTGGCGCTGAGCCTCTCTCATCTGCTGCTTCAGGAACTGGCAGCCATTCGTAAAGAGGGTAAGAAGATGAAATACCTGCGGCCGGACGCTAAATCACAGGTAACGATCGAATACAGTGATAAACATAAGCCGGTGAGGATTGATACCATTGTACTCTCCACCCAGCATGATGATTTCCCCGGTGCGTTAGAAAAGATTGAAAGCGATATCAAGACCGTGCTTCTGCCGAGGGTAAAGAAATTACTCTCCAGGAGAATGCAGCGTCTATTTACTGCCGATATTAAATTCCATGTAAACCCCACAGGGAAGTTTGTGATCGGCGGGCCGCATGGCGACTCCGGGCTGACCGGCCGCAAGATCATTGTAGATACTTATGGCGGAAAAGGAGCGCATGGCGGAGGCGCCTTCTCCGGGAAGGATGCTTCGAAAGTAGATCGTTCTGCTGCTTATGCTACCCGCTACCTCGCTAAAAACCTGGTCGCTGCCGGAGTTGCGGACCAGGCGCTGGTACAGGTGGCCTATGCCATTGGCGTAGCCGAACCGGTAGGATTATACGTGACTACTTACGGAACTACTAAAGTAAACGGGGATGACGGAAAGAAACTAAGCGATGGCGAAATTGCGCGCCGCCTTAAAAAGCTTTTCGACCTGCGCCCTTATAATATCGTTAACCATTTTGGCCTGAAAAATCCGATCTTTTCCGGTACCGCCGCCTATGGCCACATGGGCCGCAACCCGGGCATCAGGGAAATTAACGGCAAAAAATACGAAACCTTTACCTGGGAAAAGTTAGACCTCGTTGATAAGATCCGGGAAGCTTTTGACCTTCAATAA
- a CDS encoding DUF4288 domain-containing protein, which yields MGWYISKIIFQVICGDGEHTPQFDEQLRLIQAGNEQEALKKAIEIGLEEQNTFNNSKDESVIWSFIDVAELQRVNELKDKTELYSRIVEPENEENYVGLIELRAERVRSNCERQSIDSLLGSSLSL from the coding sequence ATGGGCTGGTACATTTCAAAGATCATCTTTCAGGTAATTTGCGGAGACGGAGAACATACCCCGCAGTTTGACGAGCAGCTGCGGCTTATCCAGGCCGGCAACGAACAGGAAGCGTTAAAAAAGGCGATTGAAATAGGCCTCGAAGAACAGAACACGTTCAACAATTCGAAGGACGAATCCGTCATTTGGAGTTTCATTGACGTAGCCGAGCTGCAGCGGGTAAACGAACTAAAAGACAAAACCGAACTTTATTCCCGTATTGTGGAACCTGAAAACGAAGAAAATTACGTGGGCCTTATCGAACTCAGAGCCGAAAGGGTACGAAGCAATTGCGAGCGGCAATCTATTGACAGCCTCCTGGGTTCCAGCTTGTCGCTGTAG
- a CDS encoding MotA/TolQ/ExbB proton channel family protein, whose translation MVPILLSLVIMTIAFSIERYLTISKASGKTNVNAFIAKIRAHLRSNNIDAAIRECDTQRGSVANVVKSTLFRYKEMEAATHMDVDQRILAIQQEVEESTNLELPMLEKNLVVLATMGSVSTLVALFGTVLGMIRAFAALGAGGAPDSSELATGISEALINTALGIGNAAVAIVMYNVFTTKIDKITYAIDEASYSIVQTFAEKYK comes from the coding sequence GTGGTTCCGATCCTGCTTTCCCTGGTTATCATGACCATTGCTTTTTCAATAGAACGGTACCTTACGATTTCAAAAGCATCGGGCAAAACCAATGTGAATGCTTTTATCGCTAAGATCCGGGCTCACCTTAGAAGCAATAATATTGATGCAGCTATCAGGGAATGCGACACTCAGCGCGGATCAGTAGCCAACGTGGTAAAATCAACCCTTTTCCGCTATAAGGAAATGGAAGCCGCCACGCACATGGATGTTGACCAGCGGATCCTCGCAATTCAGCAGGAAGTGGAAGAATCCACCAACCTGGAGCTTCCGATGCTTGAAAAGAACCTGGTGGTTCTGGCAACGATGGGTTCCGTTTCTACATTGGTAGCACTTTTTGGAACAGTACTTGGGATGATCAGGGCATTTGCTGCTCTTGGCGCCGGCGGTGCCCCCGACTCTTCGGAACTTGCAACAGGTATCTCCGAGGCCCTTATTAACACGGCGCTTGGTATTGGTAATGCGGCAGTTGCCATTGTAATGTATAACGTGTTCACTACCAAGATTGACAAGATCACTTATGCAATTGATGAAGCCAGCTATAGTATTGTGCAGACATTCGCTGAAAAATATAAATAA
- the pckA gene encoding phosphoenolpyruvate carboxykinase (ATP), giving the protein MNEIGLKAATASVADMGLRVASARWNLSPAQMVEEAILRSEGHLASSGALAVDTGEFTGRAPKDRFIVRDRLTEDEIWWGDVNIPISPEDFDRLYKKAAAWLNNKEVFVKDAYACAGKDFRLNIRVVTEMAYQSLFAHNLFLRLQEDELLRHQPDWTILVATGFRADPSIDGTRSPNFTIINFTRRIILIGGTGYTGEIKKGIFSVLNFLLPLGHDILPMHCAANMGEKGDTAIFFGLSGTGKTTLSADPSRCLIGDDEHGWSGKGIFNFEGGCYAKCINLSKEKEPQIYRAIRFGALLENTCFREDSRIVDFSDTRKTENTRTAYPIEYIEEAVKSSCGSHPRNIFFLTADAFGVLPPISRLTAGQAMYHFISGYTAKIAGTETGINEPQATFSACFGKAFLPLHPGRYAALLGDRLRKHRVTAWLVNTGWTGGPYGTGTRIPLEYTRAMVSAALSSQLDNAPFINDPVFGLATPASCPGVPSALLTPVTPGKTKMSLI; this is encoded by the coding sequence ATGAATGAAATTGGCTTGAAGGCTGCTACGGCCTCGGTGGCTGATATGGGCCTCCGCGTAGCGTCCGCCAGGTGGAATCTTTCACCTGCTCAAATGGTGGAAGAAGCAATTCTCCGGTCAGAAGGGCATCTTGCGTCTTCTGGAGCGCTGGCGGTAGATACCGGTGAATTTACAGGGCGCGCTCCTAAGGACCGCTTCATCGTCAGGGACCGGCTAACCGAGGACGAGATATGGTGGGGCGATGTTAACATTCCCATTTCCCCGGAAGATTTTGACCGGCTGTATAAAAAGGCTGCGGCCTGGCTGAATAATAAAGAAGTATTTGTTAAGGACGCTTATGCGTGCGCCGGTAAGGATTTCCGCCTGAATATCCGTGTGGTAACTGAAATGGCCTACCAGTCATTATTTGCACATAATCTGTTTTTGCGTCTCCAGGAAGATGAGCTGCTGCGCCATCAACCTGACTGGACCATTTTGGTTGCCACCGGTTTCAGAGCGGACCCCTCGATTGACGGGACCCGGAGCCCGAATTTTACCATTATCAATTTTACACGAAGGATTATCCTTATCGGGGGGACCGGGTATACCGGTGAGATCAAGAAAGGGATTTTTTCGGTACTTAACTTCCTGCTCCCGCTCGGACATGATATTCTTCCCATGCATTGCGCGGCAAACATGGGAGAAAAGGGAGACACCGCTATTTTTTTCGGGCTTTCCGGAACAGGAAAGACCACCCTTTCCGCCGATCCCTCACGTTGCCTCATCGGGGACGACGAACATGGCTGGTCCGGGAAGGGCATTTTTAATTTCGAAGGCGGCTGCTATGCGAAATGTATTAATCTGAGCAAAGAAAAGGAGCCTCAGATTTACCGGGCTATCCGGTTCGGCGCCCTGCTTGAAAACACCTGCTTTAGAGAAGACAGCAGAATAGTGGATTTTTCCGACACCCGGAAGACGGAGAACACCCGGACCGCCTACCCGATTGAATACATTGAAGAGGCGGTTAAGTCATCCTGCGGAAGCCATCCCCGGAATATATTCTTCCTTACGGCGGATGCCTTCGGGGTGCTGCCGCCTATTTCAAGACTTACCGCCGGACAGGCAATGTATCATTTTATATCCGGCTACACTGCGAAAATAGCCGGAACAGAAACAGGGATCAACGAACCCCAGGCTACCTTTTCCGCCTGTTTCGGGAAGGCCTTCCTCCCCCTTCATCCCGGCAGGTATGCCGCATTACTGGGAGACCGCTTGCGAAAGCACCGCGTAACCGCCTGGCTGGTAAATACAGGCTGGACAGGAGGCCCCTATGGGACAGGTACCCGTATTCCCCTGGAATATACCCGGGCAATGGTTTCCGCCGCCCTCTCATCGCAGCTGGATAATGCACCTTTTATCAATGATCCCGTTTTTGGCCTGGCCACTCCCGCTTCTTGTCCCGGGGTTCCTTCCGCACTGCTGACCCCCGTAACACCTGGAAAAACAAAAATGAGTTTGATCTGA
- a CDS encoding energy transducer TonB has protein sequence MAKIDLQDSRWCDMVFEGRNKEYGAYNLRRHYSRFATRAIIFAIVGFALCTYAPILASIIKGRNADNVVQVDLESELANVEIEQPEELPPPPPDIPPPPPAVKEVKFTPPEIVPQEEVREEDIPPPAETIEADVLLGDETREGLSKFDVPIDAPEDGEGDAIVGEVVDDKVYSFASIEKKPQFPGGNDKILSYIGKNFNYPAIARENNIQGTVYVQFTIEKDGSVSNVKAVRGQDLGGGLAEEAVRVVKDMPNWTPGEQNGQKVKVSYTLPIFARLQQ, from the coding sequence ATGGCTAAGATAGATTTGCAAGACAGCCGGTGGTGCGACATGGTATTTGAAGGGCGGAATAAGGAGTATGGCGCGTATAATCTGCGCAGGCATTACTCCCGGTTCGCTACCCGTGCAATTATTTTTGCAATAGTGGGCTTCGCCTTATGTACCTACGCGCCCATTCTGGCCTCCATTATCAAGGGCAGAAATGCCGATAATGTAGTTCAGGTGGATCTGGAATCAGAACTGGCGAACGTGGAAATAGAGCAGCCCGAAGAGCTGCCTCCGCCGCCGCCTGATATTCCGCCGCCGCCTCCTGCAGTAAAAGAGGTTAAATTTACTCCTCCGGAAATTGTTCCGCAGGAAGAAGTGAGGGAAGAAGATATTCCCCCTCCCGCCGAAACCATTGAAGCGGATGTGCTTCTTGGAGATGAAACACGGGAAGGGCTTTCAAAATTTGATGTGCCTATTGATGCTCCCGAAGACGGAGAGGGCGATGCGATCGTGGGTGAAGTGGTAGACGACAAGGTTTATTCCTTTGCGTCTATAGAAAAGAAGCCCCAGTTCCCGGGTGGAAATGACAAGATCCTTTCTTATATAGGAAAGAATTTTAATTACCCGGCCATTGCACGGGAGAATAATATCCAGGGAACAGTATATGTCCAGTTCACTATTGAAAAGGACGGAAGTGTTTCCAACGTAAAAGCCGTGCGTGGACAGGATCTGGGCGGAGGTTTGGCAGAAGAAGCGGTAAGAGTTGTGAAGGATATGCCCAACTGGACTCCAGGCGAGCAGAACGGACAGAAAGTTAAGGTTAGCTATACCCTTCCTATTTTCGCAAGGTTACAGCAATAA
- a CDS encoding diacylglycerol/lipid kinase family protein, translating to MNGFPFFCVAGAGFDAHISQLFAKNKKRGFSGYIKSALREIRLYQPARYEVKSGGKVIREKAFLVSIANASQYGNNAYIAPGASTSDGLLDVCILQPFPFYRYPEMALRLMTRRIQSSRYMRTVRGKEITVLREAEGPVHLDGEPQHMGNQLDIRVMPSSIAVIVP from the coding sequence ATGAACGGATTTCCCTTTTTCTGTGTGGCGGGGGCTGGATTTGACGCCCATATCAGTCAATTATTCGCGAAAAACAAAAAAAGAGGCTTTTCGGGATATATCAAATCCGCCCTGCGGGAGATCCGCTTATACCAGCCTGCCCGCTACGAAGTAAAGAGCGGAGGGAAAGTGATCCGCGAAAAGGCCTTCCTGGTAAGTATTGCCAATGCCTCCCAATATGGGAACAATGCCTATATTGCCCCTGGTGCCAGCACTTCTGACGGCCTGCTGGACGTTTGTATCCTGCAGCCCTTTCCATTTTACCGTTACCCGGAAATGGCGCTGCGGTTAATGACGCGACGCATTCAATCTTCGCGCTATATGAGAACGGTACGGGGAAAGGAAATTACTGTTCTTCGCGAAGCAGAAGGCCCGGTGCATCTTGACGGCGAACCGCAACACATGGGTAACCAGTTGGATATTAGGGTAATGCCTTCCTCGATTGCCGTTATAGTGCCATGA
- a CDS encoding PstS family phosphate ABC transporter substrate-binding protein, giving the protein MKGLGIYQLAVLLSAASLIQACAGGGGGEERSNTAGEVTISVDETLSPVIEEELKVFHADYPEATITPLYVSEQEAIRALMLDSSKVAIATRALTPEEEAQFKKTYQYTPRSIKIAVDAVALILNKANHDTLLTAEEVRSIFRGEVTRWDEMDDGNIADEIKIVFDNPYSSTISAVKKFADMERLDSSRMVAAQRNTDVISYVEENPNALGIIGVNWISHPQDSAAQAFLGSINLVGIAPDQGKPGHGQYYKPYQAYLAQGYYPISREVFAINAGMNVGLGTGFVSFLASERGQLIIFRGGLLPARQPVRLINIQE; this is encoded by the coding sequence ATGAAAGGATTAGGAATATATCAGTTAGCGGTTCTGCTCTCCGCAGCCAGTCTGATCCAGGCTTGTGCCGGGGGAGGCGGAGGAGAAGAGAGAAGTAACACTGCGGGTGAGGTCACTATATCCGTGGATGAGACCCTTTCGCCGGTAATTGAGGAAGAACTCAAAGTGTTCCATGCGGATTACCCTGAAGCAACAATCACTCCCCTGTATGTTTCAGAGCAGGAAGCTATCCGGGCGCTGATGCTGGATTCTTCAAAAGTAGCAATAGCTACCCGGGCCTTAACTCCGGAGGAAGAGGCACAGTTTAAGAAAACGTACCAGTACACGCCCAGAAGTATAAAAATTGCCGTCGACGCCGTTGCGCTGATCCTGAATAAGGCCAACCATGATACGCTGCTTACAGCCGAAGAGGTACGGTCCATTTTCAGGGGCGAGGTAACCCGCTGGGATGAAATGGATGACGGTAATATAGCGGATGAGATAAAGATCGTATTCGATAACCCTTATTCCAGTACGATATCAGCCGTTAAGAAATTTGCTGATATGGAACGGCTGGATTCCTCCAGGATGGTGGCCGCTCAAAGGAACACGGACGTGATCTCCTACGTAGAGGAAAACCCCAACGCTTTGGGGATTATAGGCGTAAACTGGATCAGTCATCCGCAGGACTCCGCCGCGCAGGCATTCCTGGGAAGCATTAACCTGGTGGGCATTGCTCCTGACCAGGGAAAACCGGGGCACGGGCAATATTACAAACCCTATCAGGCGTATCTCGCCCAGGGATATTATCCTATTTCCCGGGAGGTGTTCGCCATTAATGCAGGGATGAACGTTGGCCTGGGCACGGGATTTGTATCTTTTTTAGCGAGTGAAAGAGGACAATTGATTATCTTTCGGGGCGGGCTCTTGCCGGCAAGGCAGCCTGTACGTTTGATAAACATACAAGAATAA
- a CDS encoding translation initiation factor, with product MKKKNTGGLVYSTDPGFQLGTSHEDGEEATLAPNRQDLRVQLDRKQRAGKAVTLITGFRGRPDDLEKLGKMLKSKCGTGGSVKNGEVLVQGDFREKIMQILGSEGYRVKKSGG from the coding sequence ATGAAAAAGAAAAATACCGGCGGTCTTGTTTATTCTACCGATCCCGGCTTTCAGTTGGGTACCAGCCATGAAGACGGGGAAGAAGCAACGCTTGCCCCTAACAGGCAGGATCTGCGGGTGCAGCTTGACAGGAAACAACGGGCGGGCAAAGCGGTAACTTTGATCACCGGTTTCAGGGGAAGGCCGGATGACCTTGAAAAGCTGGGAAAAATGCTGAAATCGAAATGCGGGACGGGCGGGTCCGTGAAGAACGGCGAGGTCCTGGTACAGGGTGACTTCCGCGAAAAGATCATGCAGATACTGGGATCCGAAGGCTACCGCGTTAAAAAAAGTGGCGGATAA
- a CDS encoding LiaF transmembrane domain-containing protein, whose translation MESNMNMDEEKDDNKPEQRRSNRIWAGMFVIAVGLVFLADRLGANFPEWLFTWPMLLIAFGIFAGIKHGFRNGGWIILILVGSIFLFDRVYDGSVDLLPFLLPALLIIIGLAITLRPWRNSRHDQYRRCGAFRDRARERRRFREGGPAAMPANEDFLEAISIFGGSQKNIFSKDFKGGDVTAIFGGNDLNLTQADFTGSVVLEVVNIFGGTTIMVPSNWQIKDEMVNIFGGTDDKRVTPPVVADQTSKILIISGVSVFGGVEIKSF comes from the coding sequence ATGGAGAGTAACATGAATATGGATGAGGAAAAAGACGATAACAAACCGGAGCAGCGGCGATCCAACCGGATCTGGGCGGGAATGTTTGTTATAGCCGTAGGTTTGGTTTTTCTGGCTGACCGGCTGGGAGCCAATTTCCCGGAATGGCTCTTTACATGGCCCATGCTGTTAATTGCCTTCGGCATATTTGCGGGAATTAAGCATGGGTTCAGAAACGGAGGCTGGATTATCCTGATACTGGTAGGAAGCATCTTCCTGTTTGACCGGGTGTATGATGGCAGCGTCGACCTGCTCCCCTTTTTGCTGCCTGCCTTGCTGATCATTATCGGCCTGGCAATCACACTTCGTCCCTGGAGAAACAGCCGGCATGATCAATACCGGCGATGCGGGGCATTCCGGGACAGGGCAAGGGAAAGGAGGCGGTTCCGTGAAGGAGGGCCGGCGGCCATGCCGGCTAACGAAGATTTCCTGGAAGCCATTTCCATTTTCGGCGGAAGCCAGAAAAATATTTTTTCCAAGGATTTCAAGGGAGGCGATGTAACCGCCATTTTCGGGGGAAATGACCTCAACCTTACGCAGGCGGATTTTACGGGGTCGGTGGTACTGGAAGTGGTCAACATTTTTGGCGGAACAACGATCATGGTCCCTTCAAACTGGCAGATAAAAGACGAGATGGTCAATATTTTCGGGGGGACTGATGATAAAAGAGTCACGCCCCCGGTAGTAGCAGATCAGACGTCTAAAATATTAATAATAAGTGGTGTATCGGTTTTCGGCGGAGTGGAAATTAAAAGCTTTTGA
- a CDS encoding LytR/AlgR family response regulator transcription factor codes for MIQAVLIDDEPLSREIIREYLRPYGEIEIVEECNDGFEGMKAISQWNPGLVFLDIQMPKISGLELLELIDEPPPVIFTTAFDEYAIKAFEANAIDYLLKPFSRERFDKAIDKWMLRKSSGTLPGKLPESFYAPAARQNRVVVKSEGRIKIIPVQSIHYLEASGDYVKIRAGDGSFMKNRTMQFFEELLDSQHFIRIHRSYIVNLNQVTRIDPYEKDTHLAVLTSGIQLPVSKSGYARLKEALGL; via the coding sequence ATGATCCAGGCTGTTTTAATTGATGACGAACCTTTGTCCCGTGAAATTATCCGGGAATACCTTCGTCCTTATGGGGAAATAGAGATTGTGGAAGAATGCAATGATGGCTTTGAAGGAATGAAAGCAATTTCCCAGTGGAACCCCGGTTTGGTGTTCCTGGATATACAAATGCCGAAGATCAGCGGCCTGGAGCTGCTGGAGCTGATTGATGAACCACCCCCCGTTATATTTACGACCGCTTTTGACGAATATGCTATCAAAGCTTTCGAGGCGAACGCTATTGATTACCTGTTAAAACCCTTTTCCCGCGAACGCTTTGACAAGGCGATCGACAAATGGATGCTGCGAAAAAGTTCTGGGACGCTTCCCGGGAAACTACCGGAAAGCTTTTATGCTCCCGCCGCCAGGCAAAACCGGGTGGTGGTAAAGTCGGAAGGCCGGATCAAGATCATTCCTGTCCAGTCAATCCATTACCTTGAAGCCTCGGGGGACTACGTAAAGATCCGCGCCGGTGACGGTTCCTTTATGAAGAACAGGACGATGCAGTTTTTTGAGGAGCTGCTGGACAGCCAGCATTTTATACGGATACATCGCTCATATATCGTAAACCTGAACCAGGTTACCCGCATAGATCCATATGAAAAGGATACTCACCTGGCCGTTTTAACTTCAGGCATTCAGCTGCCGGTAAGTAAATCGGGCTATGCCCGTCTCAAAGAGGCCCTGGGGCTGTAA